GCACTTTTTTGAAAGTTCAGGACGGTTGCGATTACCCCTGCTCCTACTGCACGATCCCGCTCGCGCGAGGTAAAAGCCGCTCCGACAGCATTGAAAACATTATTAAAGCAGCCAGAGATATTGCCGCGCGCGATGTAAAGGAAATTGTTCTGACCGGTGTTAATATAGGGGATTTCGGGATTCAGAATGGCGAAAAAAAAGAAACATTCATAGACCTGGTCAAAGCGCTGGACGAAGTTGAAGGTATTGAACGTTTCCGTATTTCTTCGATCGAGCCGAACCTGCTGACTGACGAGATTATTTCATTTGTTGCACAATCCAGAAGGTTTGTCCCGCACTTCCATATCCCCTTGCAATCAGGTTCGAATAAGGTTTTGGGTCTGATGAAACGCCGCTATAAAAGAGAATTATACACAGAAAGGGTCGCAGCGATCAAATCCCTCATGCCTGACTGCTGCATTGGCGTTGACGTAATTGTTGGTCATCCCGGCGAAACACAGGAGCTTTTTGAAGAATCCTACCGGTTTCTGAACGAGCTGGACATCTCCTATCTGCACGTTTTTACTTATTCCGAAAGAGAAAATACCGCGGCACTGGCAATCAAGCCGGTTGTCCCCAAAAATATCCGCGCTGATCGCTCAAAAATGCTTCACATTTTGTCCGATAAAAAGAGAAGGGCATTTTATGACAGTCAGATAGGGAAAGAGGGGACGGTGCTTTTTGAAGACGAGATCCAAAACGGCCAAATGCTGGGCTTCACTGAAAACTACGTCAGAGTAGCGGTTAAATACGATCCGCTGCTTATTAACGAAACAAAGCAAATC
This Dyadobacter sp. UC 10 DNA region includes the following protein-coding sequences:
- the mtaB gene encoding tRNA (N(6)-L-threonylcarbamoyladenosine(37)-C(2))-methylthiotransferase MtaB, whose amino-acid sequence is MKKVAFYTLGCKLNYSESSSIARLFEAKGHSRVEFNENPDVFIINTCSVTENADKKCRKIVREAQKINPDGYVAIIGCYAQLKPQEISEIPGVDVVLGAAEKFRLADLVDTFEKTPVGQPARVLASHIDEAVEYHTSYSLNDRTRTFLKVQDGCDYPCSYCTIPLARGKSRSDSIENIIKAARDIAARDVKEIVLTGVNIGDFGIQNGEKKETFIDLVKALDEVEGIERFRISSIEPNLLTDEIISFVAQSRRFVPHFHIPLQSGSNKVLGLMKRRYKRELYTERVAAIKSLMPDCCIGVDVIVGHPGETQELFEESYRFLNELDISYLHVFTYSERENTAALAIKPVVPKNIRADRSKMLHILSDKKRRAFYDSQIGKEGTVLFEDEIQNGQMLGFTENYVRVAVKYDPLLINETKQIRHDHINAEGLMEVSEVSEEILAH